Proteins encoded within one genomic window of Nonomuraea gerenzanensis:
- a CDS encoding response regulator, translated as MPVRLLIADDHPIVRDGLRAALGGEPDLEIVGEAADGEEAVRLAAELAPDLVLMDLRMPGLDGVSAIRLLSGTGPRVLVLTTFDTDVLPALEAGASGYLLKDAPPDELVRAVRATHRGETVLAPAVAGRLAEHLRRPARGQLSKRELEVLRLVAGGATNKEAAAGLFISEASVKTHLLHVYAKLDVRDRASAVAEAYRRGLLG; from the coding sequence ATGCCAGTGCGGTTGCTGATCGCCGACGACCATCCGATCGTGCGTGACGGCCTGCGGGCGGCGCTCGGCGGCGAGCCCGACCTGGAGATCGTCGGCGAGGCGGCCGACGGTGAGGAGGCCGTGCGGCTGGCCGCGGAGCTGGCCCCCGACCTCGTCCTCATGGACCTGCGCATGCCGGGCCTCGACGGGGTGAGCGCCATTCGGCTGCTGAGCGGCACGGGGCCGCGGGTGCTGGTGCTGACCACGTTCGACACCGACGTGCTGCCGGCGCTCGAAGCGGGCGCGAGCGGTTACCTGCTCAAGGACGCCCCGCCGGACGAGCTGGTCCGCGCCGTGCGGGCCACCCACCGCGGTGAGACCGTGCTCGCCCCGGCGGTGGCGGGTCGGCTGGCGGAGCACCTGCGCAGGCCCGCCAGGGGGCAGCTGAGCAAGCGGGAGCTGGAGGTGCTGCGGCTGGTGGCCGGCGGAGCCACCAACAAGGAGGCGGCGGCCGGCCTGTTCATCAGCGAGGCCAGCGTCAAGACGCACCTGCTGCACGTCTACGCCAAGCTCGACGTGCGCGACCGCGCCTCCGCCGTCGCCGAGGCCTACCGCAGGGGGCTGCTGGGTTGA
- a CDS encoding sensor histidine kinase produces MSWVDGRERWVYAGLAYALLAISVVLAASQDAGAWPGAILPEGVGGAGGPDGADGAGGAGGADGAGGAGGAAGGGWGAGVVALWAAVPWPPLALVAAGWLAPIPWLHPRRDTRRALVVAHYLILLILAAALATRSQAFVVFASTGYPLAIALLPGRLVMAGVTLTALINVTSQAGPEAGTTLLTVIAGVAVPLVLAGWYVSAEHDRRRRLVERLRAAMDENAELNARLLGQARRAGVLDERHRVAGEIHDTLAQDLVALIGQLSAAGRAQGEDARRHLDRAAELARRGLSETRRSVRALRPEPLEDAELPDALGHMAESWAQAAGVDLRFEVTGTPVAVAAEVEAALFRVAQEALANVAKHANATRTGLTLSYTDEAILLDVRDDGTGFDPQRPSDGFGLDGMRQRVRGVGGTLEVESGPGRGTAVAAAVPALPAAPARTE; encoded by the coding sequence ATGAGCTGGGTGGACGGGCGTGAGAGGTGGGTGTACGCGGGGCTGGCGTACGCGCTGCTCGCGATCTCGGTGGTCCTGGCGGCGAGCCAGGACGCGGGCGCCTGGCCGGGCGCGATCCTGCCCGAGGGCGTGGGCGGCGCGGGCGGCCCGGACGGCGCGGACGGCGCGGGCGGCGCGGGCGGCGCGGACGGCGCGGGCGGCGCGGGCGGCGCGGCGGGCGGTGGCTGGGGTGCGGGTGTCGTCGCGCTGTGGGCGGCGGTGCCGTGGCCGCCGCTGGCCCTGGTGGCGGCCGGGTGGCTCGCCCCCATCCCGTGGCTCCACCCCCGCCGCGACACCCGCAGGGCGCTCGTCGTCGCCCACTACCTCATCCTCCTGATCCTCGCCGCCGCCCTGGCCACCAGGAGCCAGGCTTTCGTGGTGTTCGCCTCGACCGGCTACCCCCTGGCCATCGCGCTGCTCCCCGGCCGCCTCGTCATGGCCGGCGTCACGCTCACCGCGCTGATCAACGTCACCAGCCAGGCAGGCCCGGAGGCCGGGACGACCCTGCTCACCGTCATCGCCGGCGTGGCCGTGCCGCTGGTCCTGGCCGGCTGGTACGTCTCCGCCGAGCACGACAGGCGCCGCCGCCTGGTCGAGCGCCTGCGCGCGGCCATGGACGAGAACGCCGAGCTGAACGCCAGGCTCCTGGGCCAGGCCCGCCGGGCGGGCGTGCTCGACGAGCGGCACCGGGTGGCCGGCGAGATCCACGACACGCTCGCGCAGGACCTGGTCGCGCTGATCGGCCAGCTCTCCGCCGCCGGCCGCGCCCAGGGCGAGGACGCCCGCCGCCACCTCGACCGGGCGGCCGAGCTGGCCCGCCGCGGCCTGTCCGAGACCCGCAGATCCGTACGGGCGCTGCGGCCCGAGCCGCTGGAGGACGCGGAGCTGCCGGACGCGCTCGGTCACATGGCCGAGTCGTGGGCGCAGGCGGCCGGCGTGGACCTGCGGTTCGAGGTCACCGGCACCCCGGTCGCCGTGGCCGCCGAGGTGGAGGCGGCGCTGTTCCGGGTCGCTCAGGAAGCCCTGGCGAACGTGGCGAAGCACGCCAATGCCACCAGGACGGGCCTCACTCTGTCGTACACGGACGAAGCCATCCTCCTCGACGTCCGAGACGACGGGACGGGCTTCGACCCGCAGCGGCCCTCTGACGGCTTCGGGCTGGACGGCATGCGGCAGCGGGTGCGCGGCGTGGGCGGCACCCTGGAGGTCGAGTCCGGGCCCGGCCGGGGCACGGCCGTCGCCGCCGCCGTCCCGGCCCTGCCCGCGGCCCCCGCCCGTACCGAATGA
- a CDS encoding alpha/beta hydrolase, with translation MTDLTRRTAFQLAAVAGAGATAVSLPKGKEVTTFVFVTGSNGTASGDNELALRGHRTVGVSLPGHGPENQLHRAYQAPQDLAKLATLPSPMAGVTLDDYVEATVDVVRRVSRYGPVILVGGSLGGSTITKAADAVPDLIDRLVYIGAYCCTKLRSPAEYLETPEGKTSLAASILPGVVGDPRVLKAIRVNWRTNDAKFLDAAKAAFMAEGTEGEFLALLNASLPDESLEVSSADARGRKDAWGRVRRVYVRQSLDRVIPPALQDRMIREADEATPGNRFEVFTVRTPHAPTRGAYGKITKILDGLAK, from the coding sequence ATGACCGATCTCACCCGCAGAACCGCCTTCCAGCTCGCCGCCGTCGCCGGCGCGGGAGCCACCGCCGTCTCCCTGCCCAAGGGTAAGGAAGTGACCACGTTCGTCTTCGTGACCGGCTCGAACGGCACGGCCAGCGGCGACAACGAGCTGGCGCTGCGCGGCCACCGCACCGTCGGCGTGAGCCTGCCGGGCCACGGCCCGGAGAACCAGCTCCACCGCGCCTACCAGGCCCCCCAGGACCTGGCGAAGCTGGCCACGCTCCCCTCCCCCATGGCGGGCGTGACGCTGGACGACTACGTCGAGGCCACGGTGGACGTGGTGCGCCGGGTCTCCCGCTACGGCCCGGTGATCCTCGTGGGCGGCAGCCTGGGCGGCTCCACCATCACCAAGGCGGCCGACGCGGTGCCCGACCTGATCGACCGCCTGGTCTACATCGGCGCGTACTGCTGCACGAAGCTGCGCTCCCCCGCCGAGTACCTGGAGACGCCGGAAGGTAAGACGAGCCTGGCGGCGAGCATCCTGCCGGGCGTCGTCGGCGATCCGCGGGTGCTCAAGGCGATCAGGGTGAACTGGCGCACGAACGACGCGAAGTTCCTGGACGCGGCGAAGGCGGCGTTCATGGCCGAGGGCACGGAGGGCGAGTTCCTGGCGCTGCTGAACGCGTCGCTGCCGGACGAGAGCCTGGAGGTGTCGAGCGCGGACGCCAGGGGCCGCAAGGACGCCTGGGGACGGGTGCGGCGCGTGTACGTGCGGCAGTCGCTGGACCGGGTGATCCCGCCCGCGCTGCAGGACCGCATGATCAGGGAGGCGGACGAGGCGACGCCGGGCAACAGGTTCGAGGTCTTCACGGTGCGTACGCCGCACGCGCCGACCCGCGGCGCCTATGGGAAGATCACGAAAATCCTGGACGGGCTCGCGAAATGA